From one Rosa rugosa chromosome 4, drRosRugo1.1, whole genome shotgun sequence genomic stretch:
- the LOC133744354 gene encoding putative disease resistance protein RGA3 has translation MDSLIVSPMVEVLFGRLTDTVVGEVRTRTEFKREIEKMRETLPVIQAVIEDAEEQQRKNKKLRIWLAKLKAVAVDADDLLDEVATLVLRKHLMKEEFYGSYSGSLMELALQIYRTENSISFVTRNYENQFFEQLFHSRSNLNTKVRKIRERTRYEFRKTFLTLESISTYRKKSHKLRELRERLDDVAKEMSSFQFKETQSNGRSSTMERRQTGPSVNESKIFGREEDVNKIVGMLLSSSSGPEVAVIPIVSIGGMGKTTLAQLVYNDPRVTSHFQSLMWRSINDNFKPAWIINEMLRYVGKGSHDSSQIGVLQCQLRESLLGRRYLIVLDDVWNEDPDEWDKVMNPLKGSAGGSKIILTTRNKAVAAITSTSPPFHLEPLRKEECWKLFKHRAFADGTEHDFPSLLHIGEQIVNKCKGVPLVANILGSMLHLKREESEWLHVQRSELGSIDAGESRILSILRVSYNRLPSHLKACFAYCSVFPKNYEINKQKLIHQWLAHGLIPHIGNSSVRPEDIGNEYFNNLLKMSFFQEIRKYDDRGMAEFKMHDHINDLAKSVVGEEYLTLGQENVHYSEYSLSKTCHASVVCSSSSALIPEALCEAKRLRTLNFLSPREDYVEAIPTILATFKHLRMLNFSGSGIKSLHREIGGLLSLRYLDLSNTLLETMPATICDLCNLQTLNLSSCIELKELPSGTSKLINLRHLNIDDCPRLASMPPSMETLQQLQTLPVYIVGPGFETSIFQLSAMKNLRGKLKIKCLEEAIIPLGNDMIKDWMKTKEFHSLELLWQNDGGKLDHNRYRPAGRQVEDRTHFSLVDSLTVSPFIRKLSINGYSGTKFPDEMSWPQNLTELNIINCRRCESLPPLCQLPVLKILNIQGMDSVVHIGVEFSGEGDRPFRSPKELSLIDSPELRTWSSINSTEVFTCHAPNFE, from the coding sequence ATGGATTCTTTGATTGTATCTCCGATGGTAGAGGTGCTCTTTGGAAGGTTGACTGACACTGTTGTTGGTGAAGTCCGAACTCGCACAGAGTTCAAGAGGGAGATCGAGAAGATGCGGGAGACGTTACCGGTGATTCAAGCGGTGATAGAAGATGCAGAGGAGCAGCAGAGGAAAAATAAAAAGCTGAGGATTTGGCTGGCAAAGCTCAAAGCCGTAGCAGTTGATGCTGATGATCTGCTTGATGAGGTTGCCACCCTAGTTCTGCGCAAGCATTTAATGAAAGAGGAATTTTACGGGTCATATAGTGGCAGCCTCATGGAGCTCGCACTACAGATCTATCGCACTGAGAACAGCATAAGTTTCGTCACACGTAACTACGAAAACCAATTTTTTGAGCAGCTATTTCATTCACGGTCGAATCTGAACACGAAGGTGAGAAAGATCAGAGAGCGGACAAGGTATGAGTTTAGGAAAACTTTCTTAACTCTTGAATCGATTTCTACTTACCGTAAGAAGTCACACAAACTAAGGGAGCTTCGTGAAAGATTGGATGATGTAGCCAAGGAAATGTCTAGTTTCCAGTTCAAAGAAACTCAGTCGAATGGACGGTCAAGTACAATGGAGAGACGCCAAACTGGACCCTCTGTCAATGAGTCAAAGATTTTTGGCAGAGAAGAGGATGTGAATAAGATTGTGGGGATGCTATTGTCTTCCAGTAGTGGTCCTGAAGTTGCAGTAATTCCCATTGTCAGCATTGGAGGGATGGGGAAAACAACACTCGCTCAGTTAGTCTACAATGATCCGAGGGTTACAAGCCACTTTCAATCTTTGATGTGGCGTTCTATCAATGATAATTTTAAACCAGCATGGATCATAAATGAAATGTTGAGGTATGTCGGAAAGGGCAGCCATGACTCGTCTCAGATTGGTGTGCTGCAATGTCAATTGAGAGAATCCTTACTGGGAAGAAGATACTTGATAGTGCTCGATGATGTGTGGAATGAGGATCCAGATGAATGGGATAAAGTAATGAATCCATTGAAAGGCTCCGCTGGTGGAAGTAAAATTATACTAACCACCCGGAATAAGGCAGTTGCAGCCATAACTAGCACATCTCCCCCTTTTCATTTGGAACCACTGAGAAAAGAAGAGTGCTGGAAGTTGTTCAAGCACCGAGCCTTTGCAGATGGAACAGAGCATGATTTTCCGAGCTTACTGCACATTGGTGAACAAATAGTAAACAAGTGCAAAGGCGTCCCATTGGTTGCAAATATTCTTGGAAGCATGTTGCACcttaaaagagaagaaagcGAGTGGTTACATGTGCAAAGGAGTGAACTAGGGAGTATTGATGCAGGGGAGAGCAGAATTCTGTCTATCTTAAGGGTAAGTTACAATCGTTTGCCTTCGCATCTGAAAGCTTGCTTCGCATATTGTTCAGTATTCCCAAAGAATTATGAGATTAATAAGCAAAAGTTGATCCATCAATGGCTCGCACATGGCTTAATTCCTCATATTGGAAACTCTTCAGTTAGGCCAGAGGACATTGGCAATGAGTATTTTAACAATTTATTGAAGATGTCTTTCTTCCAAGAAATAAGAAAATATGATGACAGAGGTATGGCAGAATTTAAAATGCATGATCATATTAATGATCTTGCAAAATCTGTTGTTGGAGAGGAATACTTGACTCTAGGACAGGAAAATGTGCACTATAGTGAGTATAGTCTCTCAAAGACATGTCATGCGTCAGTTGTATGCAGTTCTAGCTCTGCTTTGATCCCTGAAGCCTTGTGTGAAGCAAAGAGATTGCGAACCCTCAATTTCCTGTCGCCAAGAGAGGATTATGTGGAAGCCATTCCAACCATACTAGCAACTTTTAAACATCTCAGAATGCTGAATTTCAGTGGATCTGGAATTAAGAGTCTCCACAGAGAGATTGGTGGGCTACTATCCTTGCGGTATCTTGATCTATCAAATACTCTCCTAGAGACGATGCCAGCAACTATCTGTGATCTGTGCAATTTGCAGACCCTGAATCTCTCAAGTTGTATTGAGCTCAAGGAGTTACCAAGTGGTACTTCAAAGTTAATAAATCTGAGACATCTTAACATAGATGATTGTCCAAGACTTGCGAGCATGCCCCCATCAATGGAAACTTTACAACAACTTCAAACTTTGCCAGTATATATCGTCGGCCCCGGCTTTGAAACTTCTATTTTTCAGCTCTCAGCAATGAAAAATCTACGGGGGAAGTTAAAAATCAAATGTCTGGAGGAGGCTATAATTCCACTTGGGAACGACATGATTAAAGATTGGATGAAAACGAAAGAGTTTCATTCATTGGAACTGTTGTGGCAAAATGATGGGGGCAAGCTCGATCATAATAGATATAGGCCAGCTGGCAGGCAAGTTGAAGATAGAACTCATTTTAGTCTGGTAGATTCTTTGACTGTATCACCCTTTATAAGAAAGTTGTCAATAAATGGTTATTCTGGAACCAAGTTCCCAGATGAGATGAGTTGGCCTCAAAACTTGACTGAGCTAAACATAATTAATTGCAGAAGATGTGAAAGTCTTCCTCCACTCTGTCAACTTCCTGTCCTCAAGATTCTCAACATCCAAGGAATGGATTCTGTTGTGCACATTGGTGTCGAATTCTCAGGTGAAGGAGACAGACCATTTAGGTCTCCTAAAGAGCTATCCCTCATAGACTCTCCAGAATTAAGAACTTGGAGTAGTATCAATTCCACAGAAGTGTTtacttgtcacgccccgaattttgaataa